The following are from one region of the Rhodopirellula sp. P2 genome:
- a CDS encoding sulfatase family protein, giving the protein MNTRSRNWFPWKLAAQCPVPSIALAIVLLCGSTAMAAKPNFVITIADDHGVHHSSVYGSSEFQTPNLQRMAEEGIRFDNAYVASPACAPSRAALFTGRMPYSNGVVGNHETDFKPGVVSLLPALLEQGYEVVFHGKVGHAGRKHFGQYVPDGVKILGGGGLQQTMTLDQVETFLQQRPEDAAPLALFLGWTDTHTAWPPKEEARIAPEDVVIPPKIFDTPEARVEMTRYVEGAEDIDRRVGQTRQLIAKHLDVNNTLVVYTSDHGMPWPFAKWSLYETGIRTPLIAVWPGKIQPRSSTDAMVSWIDLMPTLIDLAGGTSPSGIDGRSFAKVLFGETDQHRDVIFATHKGDKEKNVYPIRSVRAGKWKYIRNLHPEFAYTTHTDVWAKESPRDPKHWAHAGRHWQSYIEAAKTDPKAAAFLHDYHSSPAEELYQIEQDPYEQNNLAGSPDHAAKLVELRAMVSKRMEEVGDDESLSGPPQLLKDFALPPAHQ; this is encoded by the coding sequence ATGAATACCCGCTCTCGCAACTGGTTTCCGTGGAAGCTTGCTGCACAATGTCCTGTGCCATCCATCGCCCTCGCCATCGTGCTGCTGTGCGGGTCGACAGCCATGGCCGCGAAACCGAACTTTGTGATCACCATCGCCGATGATCACGGCGTGCATCATTCGTCGGTGTATGGATCCAGCGAGTTCCAAACGCCCAACCTTCAACGAATGGCGGAAGAGGGGATTCGATTCGACAACGCCTATGTCGCATCCCCCGCCTGTGCCCCCAGTCGCGCGGCACTTTTCACGGGTCGAATGCCCTACAGCAACGGCGTCGTTGGCAACCACGAAACCGATTTCAAACCCGGTGTCGTTTCGCTGTTGCCGGCACTGTTGGAACAAGGGTACGAGGTCGTTTTTCATGGCAAGGTTGGGCACGCCGGCAGGAAGCACTTCGGCCAATACGTGCCCGACGGTGTCAAGATTCTGGGCGGCGGCGGTTTGCAACAAACGATGACGCTGGATCAGGTTGAAACGTTTCTGCAGCAACGCCCTGAAGACGCTGCACCACTGGCCCTGTTCCTTGGTTGGACAGACACGCACACCGCGTGGCCGCCCAAAGAGGAGGCCAGAATCGCTCCCGAAGACGTCGTCATTCCGCCCAAGATCTTCGACACGCCCGAAGCCCGAGTGGAAATGACGCGATACGTCGAAGGAGCCGAAGACATCGACCGCCGCGTCGGCCAAACTCGACAACTGATCGCCAAACACCTGGACGTGAACAACACCCTGGTCGTTTATACCTCGGACCATGGGATGCCGTGGCCGTTCGCGAAATGGTCTCTCTACGAAACGGGGATCCGCACCCCTTTGATTGCGGTTTGGCCCGGCAAGATCCAGCCCAGGTCGTCGACCGATGCGATGGTCAGTTGGATCGATCTGATGCCGACCCTGATCGACTTGGCCGGTGGAACATCGCCCTCTGGCATCGACGGACGGTCGTTCGCCAAGGTGTTGTTTGGCGAAACCGACCAACATCGCGATGTGATCTTCGCAACGCACAAAGGGGACAAAGAAAAAAATGTCTACCCGATTCGCAGCGTCCGCGCGGGCAAATGGAAATACATCCGCAACCTGCACCCGGAATTCGCCTACACCACCCACACCGACGTGTGGGCCAAGGAATCCCCGCGTGACCCCAAGCACTGGGCGCATGCCGGCCGCCACTGGCAATCGTACATCGAGGCAGCCAAAACGGACCCCAAGGCGGCCGCGTTCCTGCATGACTATCACAGCAGTCCTGCCGAAGAGCTTTATCAAATTGAGCAGGACCCGTACGAACAGAACAACCTTGCGGGATCGCCTGACCACGCTGCGAAGCTAGTGGAACTGCGAGCGATGGTTTCCAAGCGAATGGAAGAAGTCGGCGATGACGAATCGCTCAGCGGTCCGCCGCAGTTACTGAAAGACTTCGCACTGCCGCCTGCCCATCAATAA